From one Salvelinus sp. IW2-2015 linkage group LG11, ASM291031v2, whole genome shotgun sequence genomic stretch:
- the LOC111970451 gene encoding V-set and transmembrane domain-containing protein 2-like protein translates to MGSFRVIIGILHYMGLYSQFNAASKPAVPAEVDNHISGNAVFTEVPHDITTQSGQDVEMACSFRGAGPSYSLEIQWWYMKNHRDWPEKPTWTTNQVVPMEMSKDAAKISVVKVAGSNISHKLRLSSIKRSDEGTYECRVIDFSGSVAQHHRVRAYLQVEAERSLGHISADTLPQEPRHRGQGSQADLHQTEGRELKRRSADDSTTDCTESCVL, encoded by the exons ATGGGATCATTTCGAGTGATAATAGGGATTTTACATTATATGGGACTCTATAGTCAATTTAACGCTGCTTCCAAACCGGCTGTGCCTGCCGAGGTGGACAATCATATATCTGGAAATG CTGTCTTCACGGAGGTTCCTCATGACATCACGACGCAGAGCGGTCAGGACGTGGAGATGGCCTGTTCGTTCCGGGGGGCGGGCCCCTCCTACTCCTTGGAGATCCAGTGGTGGTACATGAAGAACCACAGAGACTGGCCAGAGAAACCCACCTGGACCACCAATCAG GTGGTTCCCATGGAGATGTCTAAAGATGCTGCCAAAATAAGT GTGGTAAAAGTGGCCGGGAGCAACATCTCCCACAAGCTTCGCCTCTCCAGCATCAAGCGGTCGGACGAGGGCACGTACGAGTGCCGTGTCATTGACTTCAGCGGCAGCGTGGCGCAACACCACCGCGTCCGGGCCTACCTGCAGGTGGAGGCTGAACGAAGCCTGGGCCACATCTCGGCAGACACCCTGCCTCAGGAGCCTCGGCACAGGGGACAGGGGAGCCAGGCGGACCTACACCAAACAGAGGGCCGGGAACTGAAGAGGCGTTCGGCCGATGACAGCACCACGGACTGCACTGAGAGCTGTGTGCTCTAG